A stretch of Helicobacter pylori DNA encodes these proteins:
- a CDS encoding phosphomannomutase/phosphoglucomutase — protein MDISIFREYDIRGIYPTTLDEKSAFSIGVELGKIMRECDKSVFVGHDARVHGRFLFEALSAGLQSSGLKVYDLGLIPTPVAYFAAFNEINGIQCPNSIMITGSHNPKEYNGFKITLNQNPFYGKDIQALKDTLLSAKHEIKPLKETPEKVNALEAYQRYLIKDFKHLKNLKYKIALDFGNGVGALGLEPILKALNIDFSSLYSDPDGNFPNHHPDPSEAKNLKDLEKHMRENAILIGFAFDGDADRIAMLSSHHIYAGDELAILFAKRLHAQGITPFVIGEVKCSQVMYNTINTFGKTLMYKTGHSNLKIKLKETHAHFAAEMSGHIFFKERYFGYDDALYACLRALELLLEQSPSDLENTIKNLPYSYTTPEEKIAVSEEEKFEIIHNLQEALKNPPSHFPTIKEIISIDGVRVVFEHGFGLIRASNTTPYLVSRFEGKDETTALEYKRALLNLLEKL, from the coding sequence ATGGACATTAGCATTTTTAGAGAATACGATATTAGAGGCATTTACCCCACCACTTTAGATGAGAAGAGTGCGTTTAGTATCGGCGTGGAGTTAGGGAAAATCATGCGAGAATGCGATAAAAGCGTGTTTGTAGGGCATGACGCAAGGGTGCATGGGCGTTTTTTGTTTGAAGCTTTGAGCGCGGGGCTGCAATCAAGCGGCTTGAAAGTGTATGATTTAGGGCTAATCCCCACACCGGTAGCGTATTTTGCGGCCTTTAATGAAATCAATGGTATTCAATGCCCTAATTCCATCATGATCACTGGCTCTCACAACCCCAAAGAATACAACGGCTTTAAAATCACGCTCAACCAAAACCCGTTTTATGGCAAGGACATTCAGGCTTTAAAAGACACGCTTTTAAGCGCAAAGCATGAAATAAAACCCCTAAAAGAAACACCAGAGAAAGTCAATGCCCTAGAAGCGTATCAGCGCTATTTGATCAAGGATTTTAAGCATTTGAAAAACCTTAAATACAAAATCGCCCTAGATTTTGGCAATGGCGTGGGAGCGTTAGGATTAGAGCCGATTTTAAAGGCTTTAAACATTGATTTTAGCAGCCTTTATAGCGATCCTGATGGGAATTTCCCTAACCACCACCCAGACCCTAGCGAAGCGAAAAACTTAAAAGATTTAGAAAAACACATGCGAGAAAACGCTATTTTAATAGGCTTTGCTTTTGATGGCGATGCGGATAGGATTGCGATGCTAAGCTCTCATCATATTTATGCGGGCGATGAATTAGCGATTTTATTCGCTAAACGCTTGCATGCTCAAGGCATCACCCCCTTTGTGATAGGCGAAGTCAAATGCTCTCAAGTGATGTATAACACGATCAATACTTTTGGTAAGACGCTCATGTATAAAACCGGGCATAGCAATTTAAAAATCAAGCTCAAAGAAACCCATGCGCATTTTGCGGCTGAAATGAGCGGTCATATCTTTTTTAAAGAACGCTATTTTGGCTATGATGACGCCCTTTATGCATGTTTAAGGGCTTTGGAGTTATTGCTTGAACAAAGTCCAAGCGACTTGGAAAACACCATTAAAAACCTCCCCTATTCCTACACCACGCCTGAAGAAAAAATCGCCGTGAGCGAAGAAGAAAAATTTGAAATCATTCATAACTTACAAGAAGCGCTTAAAAACCCGCCAAGTCATTTCCCTACAATCAAAGAAATCATCAGCATTGATGGCGTGAGGGTGGTTTTTGAACATGGTTTTGGGCTTATTCGCGCAAGCAACACCACCCCCTATTTAGTCAGCCGCTTTGAGGGCAAGGATGAAACAACGGCGTTAGAGTATAAAAGGGCGTTGCTCAATTTATTAGAAAAACTTTAA